One part of the Glycine max cultivar Williams 82 chromosome 14, Glycine_max_v4.0, whole genome shotgun sequence genome encodes these proteins:
- the WNK13 gene encoding with no lysine kinase 13 isoform X6 gives MGENCYVEIDPTGRYGRFGDILGKGAMKTVYKAIDEVLGIEVAWNQVRLNEVLRTPDDLQRLYSEVHLLSTLKHQSILRFYTSWIDIDSRAFNFITEFFTSGSLREYRKNYKRVSIQAIKNWARQILQGLVYLHCHDPPVIHRDLKCDNIFVNGHLGQVKIGDLGLAAILHGSQLAHSVIGTPEFMAPELYEEEYNELADVYSFGMCVLEMLTSEYPYSECSNPAQIYKKVTSGKLPMAFFRIEDMEAQRFIGKCLVPAEKRPSAKELLLDPFLVSDDPSSTMKFAIQKPFLNVNEMEKLQLSDDLPRTGMKVIGKLNPENDTIFLKVQISDKDGSVRNVFFPFDILSDTPIDVATEMVKELEIEDGEPYEIANMIDREISALLPHRRQSSCSDAFHTFNYLDDDCDDDGPHHHFRSFSSSSSFQESMSDLVSKVLLQGQGGSSLRGPKFKMICMMIPVHDALHKGHIPT, from the exons ATGGGAGAAAATTGTTATGTGGAAATCGACCCAACTGGTCGATATGGCAGG TTTGGAGATATTCTTGGAAAAGGGGCAATGAAGACAGTGTACAAAGCCATTGATGAGGTGCTTGGAATTGAGGTAGCATGGAACCAGGTCAGACTCAATGAGGTGCTTCGCACGCCGGACGATTTGCAGCGGCTTTACTCAGAGGTTCATCTCCTCAGTACCCTCAAGCATCAATCCATCTTAAGATTCTACACTTCTTGGATTGATATTGATAGCAGGGCCTTCAACTTTATCACAGAATTTTTCACATCTGGGTCACTGAGAGA ATATAGGAAGAACTATAAACGTGTCAGCATACAAGCTATAAAGAATTGGGCTCGCCAAATCTTACAAGGTCTTGTTTATCTACATTGTCATGATCCACCTGTGATCCATAGGGACCTCAAATGTGATAACATATTTGTCAATGGTCATCTTGGACAAGTAAAAATTGGTGACCTGGGACTGGCTGCAATTCTTCACGGTTCCCAATTAGCACATAGTGTTATAG GCACCCCTGAGTTCATGGCACCAGAATTGTATGAGGAAGAATACAATGAACTTGCTGATGTATACTCATTTGGCATGTGTGTTTTGGAAATGCTCACATCTGAATATCCGTATAGTGAATGTTCTAATCCAGCACAAATCTACAAGAAAGTGACATCG GGAAAACTACCAATGGCCTTTTTCCGGATTGAAGACATGGAAGCACAAAGGTTTATTGGAAAATGCTTAGTACCTGCAGAAAAGAGACCGTCGGCAAAAGAATTGTTGCTTGACCCTTTTCTTGTGTCTGATGATCCATCATCAACAATGAAATTTGCAATTCAGAAACCATTTTTGAACGTCAATGAGATGGAGAAACTGCAATTAAGTGATGATCTTCCTAGGACTGGAATGAAAGTGATTGGGAAGCTGAATCCTGAAAATGACACTATCTTTCTCAAAGTGCAAATTTCTGATAAGGATG GTTCTGTTAGGAATGTATTTTTTCCCTTTGACATATTATCTGACACCCCTATTGATGTTGCAACTGAGATGGTGAAAGAATTGGAGATTGAGGATGGGGAGCCTTATGAGATTGCAAACATGATTGATAGAGAGATATCTGCTCTGCTACCTCACAGAAGGCAAAGTAGCTGTTCAGATGCCTTCCACACATTCAATTATCTAGATGATGATTGTGATGATGATGGACCTCATCATCATTTTCGCTCGTTCTCTTCTAGTTCATCATTCCAAGAATCAATGTCAGATTTAGTCAGTAAAG TGCTGCTTCAAGGTCAAGGAGGCAGCAGCTTAAGGGGCCCTAAATTTAAG ATGATTTGCATGATGATACCAGTTCACGATGCTCTTCACAAGGGACATATTCCAACTTGA